Genomic DNA from Deltaproteobacteria bacterium GWC2_65_14:
GCGTGACGATCAGGATGTTGCTCCCCAGCCCCGCGAACTGCTGCTCGACGTAGTTCTTCGTCCCCTGGCCCAGCGACACGAGGAGGATCACTGCCGCGACGCCGATGGCGACCCCGAGCATCGTCAGCACCGACCGGAGCCGGTTCGCACGGAGCGCCTCCAGGGAGACGGCCGCCTGCTCGAACAGGTTCATCCCCGGATCTCCCGGAACTCGTCGGACGTCACGAGCCGCCCGTCCACGATGTAGACCGTCCGCTTCGCCCGGCGGGCGATCACCGGGTCGTGGGTCACCAGGACGATCGTCGTCCCCTCTTCATTGAGACGGACGAGGATGTCCAGCAGCTCTTCTCCCGATTTCGAGTCGAGGTTCCCGGTCGGCTCGTCGGCCAGGAGCAGGGAGGGGCGGTTCACCAGAGCCCGGGCGATGGCCACCTTCTGCTTCTGGCCGCCGGAGAGCTCGTTCGACCGGTGGTGGCGCCTCTCCCCGATCCCCACCGACTGCAGCGCCTCGAGCGCCCGCCGCGCCCGCTCTTCCCGCCCCACTCCCGCGTACAGGAGCGGAAGCTCGACGTTGCGCTGCGCCGTGTAGCGCGGGAGGAGGTGGAAGACCTGGAAGACGAACCCGATCTCCCGGTTCCGCAGGTCGGCCAGCTCGTCCGGAGAGAGGTTCGCGACCGGGGTCCCCCGGATCTCGTAGCTCCCGGAGGTGGGGACGTCCAGGCAGCCCAGGATGTTCATCAGCGTGGACTTCCCCGATCCCGACGGCCCCATGACCGCGAGAAAGTCGCCGGCCCGGATGGAGAGGTCCACCCGGTCCAGACCGACGACCTGCTGCGCGCCCGGGTTGTAGATCCGGGTCACCTCCCGCAGCCGGAGTACGGGGTCACTGGCGGGTTCGGATGCCAACCCGGCTCCCGGGGGAGAGGTTCTTGATCTCGAGGGAGGTCACGACGAGGTCCCCCGCCGACAGTCCGGACAGGATCTCGGTCCTGTCCCAGTTCGAGATCCCGGCGGTCACGTCGGCCCTCTCGGCCTTCCCGTCCCGGACGCGGTACACGAACTTCTGCCCCTCGCGCTCCATCACCGCCGACGAGGGGACCTGGAGCGCCTTCTCCTTGCTGCCGGTCAGCACCTCCACGTCCACCGACATCCCCAGCCGCAGGGGGCGCGGCGGGGAGAGGACCTTCACCCGGATCGTGTTCGCCCGGGAGACCTCCCGGGAGGCCTCGATCGTGGGCTTGACCTCGGAGACGACCCCCGGGAAGGTCTGCCCGAGGTAGGCGTCCGGGTAGAGGCGAACCTCCTGCCCCACCCGGACCCTGGCCGACTCCGACTCGTCGATGGGGGCCTCGACGTAGGGGGAGGAGGGGTCCGCCAGCACGAACAGGGGGCTCCCCGGCTGCTTCGTCTCGCCGGGCTCGGCGCTCCGGCGGATCACCACCCCCGAGGAGGGGGCCAGGATCCGCATCTTCCGCTCTCTCTCCTGGAGCCCCTCCAGGGAGGCGCGCACCGCCGCGACCCGGGCGAGCAGCGAGTCGACTTCCCGGTCGGCCGCCCGGACCGACAGCTCCCCGATCTCCGCGAGCCGGGCGTCCTCGACGGCGTTCGAGAGGGCGGCGTCCGTCCGGTCCATCTCCGCCCTGGAGAGGAAGCCGCCGTCGAACAGCGAGGCGGAGCGCCGATGGTCCTCCCGGGCTTTTTTCAGGTTGCTCTCCGACCGGGTCCTGTCGGAGGCGGCTTTCCTGCGGACCTCCTCCCGGCGCGCCTCCGCCTGGCGGTGAAGCTCCTCCGCCAGCCTCACCTCGGCCCCGGCGGCCTCGATCTGACGGACCAGCTCCGGATCTTCCATCTGGAGGAGGAGATTCCCCTTCCGGACGTCGTCTCCCTCGTCCACCGCCACCCTCGTCACCCGGCCCGGCGCCTCGGCGGAGATCGTGGCCTCCCACCGGGACTTCACGGTTCCCGCGGAGACCGAGGTGACGATCTCCTCGATCCTCGCCGGTTTCGCCTCGAACACGTCCACCTCCAGGATGGACCGGAAGCGGAGATAGACGACCGCCGCCGCCAGGACGAGCAGCAGGACGGCTCCCAGGATCCAGGCCTTCCGTTTCATCGGATCGCGATCCCCTCCTTCGTAAGGATCGTGCCGACGGAGCGCCACAGGCGGGTCTGGGCCGCGCGGGCGTCGGCCTCCGCGCGGACCCGCGCGAGCAGCGCCTCGGCAACCTCCTGCTGGGAGCGCAGGACGTCGGTCGAGGTCGCCGCACCCAGCTCCCGTTTCTTCTCCTCGGCATCGAGAGACGCCTCGGCCGCCGCGACCGCAGCCGCTGCGGCCCCGATGCGGGCGATGGCGGACTCGAGGTCCCTGCGGGCCTTGCGGACCTCCGCCCGGATTCCCGCACGGAGCGATTCCGAGGAGAGCCGCTGCCTCGCCAGCGCGGCTTTCGCCCGGACCCATTCCGCCCGCTCCTTCCGGAGCGTCCAGGGGATCTCGGCCGACAGTCCCAGGAACGCGGTGTAGTACCTGCCCGACAGCATCTCGTCGACGCTGTCTCCATAGTCCCCCTCGAACGTGGGGGCTATACCCGGGAACAGGGGGGAGGGGTTCGGGGTGCCGGACAGGCCGGTGAGCCCCGCGGAAGCATTCAGGGCGAGCGACGGGAGGATCCGGTTCCGGGCGGCGGCCTCCTCGAGCTCCGACTGCCGTGTCCGTCCGGCGAGTGCGGACAGCTCGGGACGCCTCCGCAGCGCCTCCTCGAAGGTGTCTTCCGGGCCGGGAGGTTCCACCCCGCCGGCGGGAAGGTCCGGAAGAAGAGGGCGGTCCCAGTCCCCGGCGGAAGGGATCCCCAGCAGGGTTTTCAGGTCGTCTTCCGCGTTCCGGGCCGTCGCCTCCGCCCGGATCAGCTCCTCCTTCCTGGCGGCTGCTGCGGCCTCCGGGGGAAGCCGCTCGACGGGGGCTCGCGTTCCCGCCTCGATCTCCGCCCGGGTCCGGGCGAGAAGACGCTCCGCGAGCGCCAGCGCGGTACTCCGGGCCTCGACCTCCCGGAGGGAGGCATGGAGTGCGAAGAACCCGGTCCGCACGGCCGCCACGACATCCATGACCCGGGTCCGGAAGTCGGAGTCGCCAGCTTCCGCCCCCGCCCGTGCGATCCAAAGCGGCGCCTCCGTCGTCTCCCTTCCCGCGTCCCGGAGGAGCGGGTGGCGGGCGGAGAGGGTGAGGGAACTGTCGTATTCGGGGGAGAGCAGGGAGACCGCCGAGCCGGACTCCTGGCGAAGGTTGCGGAAGTCGAGCGAAAGGGTGGTGCCGGTGCGCAGAAGCGTCGAGGCGCCCAGGTCGAACCGGTAGACGCGCTGGTCCAGGGAAAGGTCCCCGGTCAGCGCGGAGCCGCTGGGGGTCTCGGAGCGGGAGACGGAGAGCTCCCCGGTGAACCGGGGGAGGAAGGCGGCCTCCGCCGACGGGACGCCGGACCTCGCGATCTCCCGGTCCTCCCGGGAGACGGCGATCTCCAGGTTTTCCCGCAGCGCCGTTTCCAGGCAATCCCGGACGGTGAGACGGCGGGGGGATGGATCGCCGGCCGATCCCGACAATGCGTGGAGGCAGAGGGAGGCGGCGGCGAGGGCGGTTACGAGCCGGTAGCTGGTCATGACATCCTTTTCCCGGGCGACGCAGCCGATAGTGTACCATGCCTTTCCGACGGATTCGGGCGCGGGATCGCGGCCGGCACCGGGAGAGCGCCTTGACGAACGGGAGCGAAATTCCAATAATGAGGGGGCAGATTTTCCCGGAGGAGAACGAATGGACTGGAAACCGCTGAGAAAGTTCGTGCCCGGGAACGCCGCACGCAGGATTCCCGCGGGGAACCCGGCCTGCCCGCTGAACGGGCACGACGTGTTCCGGGCGCTCGCGCCCCGGAAGGTCATCGTGATGGCCTGCAACATTCGGATCCCGTCGGTGATCCCCGGGATCATGCGCGCCGCGGAGGAACTGGGCGCCGTCGTCGCCTTCGAACTGGCGAAGTCGGAAGGGGACCTGGCGGGGGGATATACCGGCATGACTCCGGAGATCTTCGCCTCCACCATTTTCGACTGCGCGAAGAGGACCGGCTTTTCCCTTCCCTTCCTCATCCACGGCGACCATATCACGGTGAAGAACACTTCCGAAAAGGAGGTCGAGGGTTCCAGGGCCCTCATCGCCGCGGAGATCGAGGCGGGGTACACCTGCTTCGCCATCGACGCCTCGTTCAACCCGATCCCCGACAACGCGAGGATCGTGGCCGACCTCTCCCGCCCGATCACGGAGCGGGGGCTGGGGCTGGAGGTGGAGGTCGGGGAGATCAAGGCGGCCGGGAGCGAAGGTGCCCTCTCCACGGTGGAGGAGGCGGTGGAACTGATGGAGCGGCTGGCGGATGGGAAGGTTCCGGCCGACCTTCTCGCGATCAACAACGGGTCCAAGCACGGGAACTACCTCGACGGGGAGCAGATCTCTCTCGACCTGGACCGGACCGGGCAGATCTACGAGGCGGTGTACGGGCGGTTCGGCGTCTCCATCGCCCAGCACGGGATCACCGGGACGCCGCTCCACCTGGTCGGGCGGTTCGCCGACTACGGGATCCGGAAGGGGAACGTCGGGACCCAGTGGCAGAACGTCGCCCACGCCGGGCTGCCCCCCGCCCTGATGGGGAAGATGCGCGACTGGGCGAAGGCGGCCGGCAAGGACATCAAGTTCGCCACGAAGCAGTTCAAGCCGGAGATCGACTCGATCCCGGCGGAATTCGCGCGGAAGATCGAGGAAGGGGCCCGCCGCGAGGCGCTGGAACTGCTGCGCGCCTTCCGCGCGGAGGGCACCGCGAAGGCGGTGGCGGATCACCTTTCCGTGCGCTCCTGATCCGGAGTGCGGATCGTCGCGGGAAAATGGCGGGGGAGGCCGCTCGCGGCGCCGAAGGGACGCGCGGTGCGCCCGACCTCGGACCGCGTCCGGGAGTCGGTCTTCGGGATCCTCGGATCCCGGGTGGAGGGAGCCGGAGTGCTCGACCTCTTCGCGGGAACCGGGGCGCTCGGGCTCGAGGCGCTGTCGCGCGGGGCCCGGTCGGCGATTCTGGTGGAGCAGGATCCGGCCGCCTTCTCCGTCCTGCGCCGGAACGTCGAGACGCTTCGCGCGGAGGGGGCGGAGCTTCTGAACATGGATTCCCTGCGGGCGCTCCGCCACCTGAAGTCCCGGGGCCGGAGATTCCGGCTGGTCTTTCTGGACCCCCCGTACGGAAGGGGACTTGCCTCCCGGGCGGCCGAAGAGATGGAATCCTGCGGGGTCGCGGAGCCGGGGGCGATGGTGGTGGTGGAGGAGTCCTCGAGAGAGGCCGTTCCCCAAATGCCGCCCGGGTGGGAAATCGCGGACGACCGGCGGTACGGCGACACCCGGGTGATCTTCTACGAAATTCCTGAGGCCAAGGAGACAACATGAGAACCATCGCGGTCTATCCGGGCTCGTTCGATCCGCCGACCTACGGACATCTCGACATCGTCGAGCGATCCTCCCGGGTCTTCGCCCGGGTGATCGTGACGGTCGCGAAGAACATCCGGAAGGACGTCATCTTCTCCCCCGCCGAGCGGGTGGCGATGCTGAAGAAGCTCACCCGCCCCTATCCGAACGTCGAGGTGACCTCCTTCCGGGGACTCCTGGTGGAGTACGTGCAGGGGGTGGGGGCCCACGTCGTGATCCGGGGGCTGCGGGCGATCTCGGATTTCGAATACGAGTTCCAGATGGCGCACATGAACAAGAAGCTGGCCCCCTCCATAGACACCGTCTTCATGATGACGGGAGAGCGGTATTCCTACATCAGCTCGAACATCGCCAAGGAGATCGCCCGGTTCGGAGGGAAGATCGACGACCTCGTTCCGCCGCTGGTCCGGTCCCAGGTGCTCCGGAAGATCGCGGCGCGGAAATAATCCCAACACCCCCCCGGCACGGGGAAGGAGATCGCGACGATGAAGCTTGCAGACAGGGTGGGAAAGATCCAGCCGTCCCCGACGCTGGCGATCACGAGCAAGGCGAAGG
This window encodes:
- a CDS encoding macrolide ABC transporter ATP-binding protein; amino-acid sequence: MASEPASDPVLRLREVTRIYNPGAQQVVGLDRVDLSIRAGDFLAVMGPSGSGKSTLMNILGCLDVPTSGSYEIRGTPVANLSPDELADLRNREIGFVFQVFHLLPRYTAQRNVELPLLYAGVGREERARRALEALQSVGIGERRHHRSNELSGGQKQKVAIARALVNRPSLLLADEPTGNLDSKSGEELLDILVRLNEEGTTIVLVTHDPVIARRAKRTVYIVDGRLVTSDEFREIRG
- a CDS encoding fructose-bisphosphate aldolase, with product MDWKPLRKFVPGNAARRIPAGNPACPLNGHDVFRALAPRKVIVMACNIRIPSVIPGIMRAAEELGAVVAFELAKSEGDLAGGYTGMTPEIFASTIFDCAKRTGFSLPFLIHGDHITVKNTSEKEVEGSRALIAAEIEAGYTCFAIDASFNPIPDNARIVADLSRPITERGLGLEVEVGEIKAAGSEGALSTVEEAVELMERLADGKVPADLLAINNGSKHGNYLDGEQISLDLDRTGQIYEAVYGRFGVSIAQHGITGTPLHLVGRFADYGIRKGNVGTQWQNVAHAGLPPALMGKMRDWAKAAGKDIKFATKQFKPEIDSIPAEFARKIEEGARREALELLRAFRAEGTAKAVADHLSVRS
- a CDS encoding 16S rRNA (guanine(966)-N(2))-methyltransferase RsmD, which translates into the protein MRIVAGKWRGRPLAAPKGRAVRPTSDRVRESVFGILGSRVEGAGVLDLFAGTGALGLEALSRGARSAILVEQDPAAFSVLRRNVETLRAEGAELLNMDSLRALRHLKSRGRRFRLVFLDPPYGRGLASRAAEEMESCGVAEPGAMVVVEESSREAVPQMPPGWEIADDRRYGDTRVIFYEIPEAKETT
- a CDS encoding pantetheine-phosphate adenylyltransferase, whose amino-acid sequence is MRTIAVYPGSFDPPTYGHLDIVERSSRVFARVIVTVAKNIRKDVIFSPAERVAMLKKLTRPYPNVEVTSFRGLLVEYVQGVGAHVVIRGLRAISDFEYEFQMAHMNKKLAPSIDTVFMMTGERYSYISSNIAKEIARFGGKIDDLVPPLVRSQVLRKIAARK